The following coding sequences are from one Arachis hypogaea cultivar Tifrunner chromosome 7, arahy.Tifrunner.gnm2.J5K5, whole genome shotgun sequence window:
- the LOC140174372 gene encoding uncharacterized protein: MVGCVYKVISKVLVRRMRSVMLGFVEETQSAFVKGKKIHDGALIACETVHWLKRRKKEAAIIKLDFQKAYDRVKWSFVDVVLQMMGSGMVGEAVRNRRISPLVVGRDSVELSHLQFADDTILFCPPKEENMKNYKRLLRLWGFKEGTLPVIGIPLGANPKLVKTWKPIIDNVEEKLSLWKAMVLNKVGKLVLIKSVLNSLPVYYLSLYKMSKAVAEKLIFLQKRFLWSKEDGRNGTVLVRWDLVQVPKKLGGLGVGDAMVRNTALLFKWRWQFAKEECPL; encoded by the exons ATGGTTGGATGTGTATACAAGGTTATTTCAAAGGTGCTAGTTAGGAGGATGAGATCAGTAATGTTGGGGTTCGTAGAAGAGACTCAGAGTGCTTTTGTGAAGGGTAAGAAAATTCATGATGGGGCTCTCATAGCATGTGAAACGGTGCACTGGCTCAAAAGGAGGAAAAAGGAGGCAGCCATAATCAAACTCGATTTCCAAAAAGCATATGACAGAGTAAAGTGGAGCTTTGTCGATGTAGTATTGCAAATGATGGGGTCTGG GATGGTTGGTGAGGCAGTTAGGAATAGGCGTATTTCTCCCTTGGTGGTTGGTCGAGACAGTGTGGAGCTATCACATCTTCAGTTTGCTGATGACACCATTCTATTTTGCCCaccaaaagaagagaatatgaagaATTACAAGCGGCTGCTGCG ACTATGGGGTTTTAAGGAAGGTACCCTCCCAGTTATTGGAATCCCTCTAGGAGCAAATCCGAAATTGGTCAAGACCTGGAAGCCTATTATCGACAACGTGGAAGAGAAACTAAGCCTTTGGAAAGCTATGGTGCTAAACAAAGTTGGGAAGTTGGTGCTCATCAAATCAGTTCTAAATAGCTTACCAGTGTATTATTTGAGCTTATATAAGATGTCGAAGGCTGTTGCTGAGAAATTGATTTTCTTACAGAAAAGATTTCTATGGAGCAAGGAGGATGGGAGGAATGGTACGGTTTTGGTGAGATGGGATTTAGTGCAGGTCCCAAAGAAATTAGGTGGGTTAGGAGTTGGAGATGCTATGGTTCGTAATACTGCACTATTGTTTAAGTGGCGGTGGCAGTTTGCAAAGGAAGAGTGCCCACTATAG